A genomic segment from Salvia splendens isolate huo1 chromosome 13, SspV2, whole genome shotgun sequence encodes:
- the LOC121762026 gene encoding isoamylase 3, chloroplastic isoform X3 translates to MKQGYYLWFLMSVDFVAFMVDLHFIFIGLPRSNVLYGYRVDGPRDWREGHRFDYKNVLLDPYAKLVEGRRVFGDASNKMSKCFGTYDFDGLPFEWGENYELPNIHEKDLVLYEMNVRAFTADDSSGLDPHIRGSYLGMIEKIPHLLELGVNAVELLPVFEFDEMELQRRPNAREHLINTWGYSTINFFAPMSRYASNGGGPINASQEFKQMVKAFHDAGIEIILDVVYNHTNEADDEHPYTTSFRGIDNKVYYMMDFQQNAQLLNFSGCGNTLNCNHPVVMELILDSLRHWVTEYHVDGFRFDLASVLCRGTDGSPLSAPPLIRAIAKDSVLSRCKIIAEPWDCGGLYLVGKFPNWDRWAEWNGIYRDDIRKFIKGDPGMKGSFATRISGSADLYRVNKRKPYHGINFVIAHDGFTLYDLVSYNYKHNDANGEGGNDGSNDNFSWNCGFEGETEDPNIQALRARQMKNFQVALMISQGTPMMLMGDEYGHTRSGNNNSYGHDNALNNFQWGRLKDKKGNHFRFFSEMIKFRRSRHIFARENFIDKNEVTWHEDNWENYESKFLAFTLHEDNGGHIYVAFNAHDYFVEACIPSPPQGRQWFRVVDTNLESPNDIIPEGAPGIKETYNLAPYSCIVLEAKP, encoded by the exons GTTTCTTATGAGCGTCGACTTTGTTGCTTTTATGGTCGATCTTCACTTCATTTTTATT GGATTGCCACGTAGCAATGTCTTATATGGCTATCGTGTTGATGGCCCTCGAGATTGGCGTGAAGGACATCGCTTTGATTACAAAAATGTTTTACTTGATCCATATGCAAAATTGGTTGAAGGACGCCGAGTCTTTGGTGATGCTAGCAATAAGATGTCTAAATGTTTTGGGACTTATGATTTTGATGGCTTGCCTTTTGAGTGGGGAGAGAACTATGAGCTTCCAAATATACATGAG AAAGATCTTGTTTTGTATGAAATGAATGTCAGGGCCTTCACAGCTGATGATTCCAGTGGATTGGATCCACACATACGTGGCAGTTACCTAGGTATGATAGAGAAG ATACCACATCTTTTGGAGCTTGGTGTCAATGCAGTTGAGCTGCTCCCTGTGTTCGAGTTTGATGAAATGGAGCTCCAAAGGCGCCCAAATGCAAGAGAGCACTTG ATAAACACATGGGGCTATTCAACTATAAATTTCTTTGCACCTATGAGTCGTTATGCAAGCAATGGTGGAGGACCAATTAATGCCTCCCAAGAATTCAAACAAATGGTTAAGGCTTTCCATGATGCTGGAATTGAG ATCATTTTGGATGTTGTTTACAATCATACAAACGAAGCTGATGATGAACATCCATATACTACTTCATTTCGTGGCATAGACAACAAG GTCTATTACATGATGGACTTCCAACAAAATGCGCAGCTGTTGAATTTCTCTGGTTGTG GAAATACGTTGAATTGCAACCATCCTGTCGTCATGGAACTGATACTTGATAGCTTGCGGCACTG GGTAACTGAGTATCATGTGGATGGGTTCCGATTTGATCTGGCTAGTGTGCTTTGTCGAGGAACTGATGGTTCTCCCCTCAGTGCTCCCCCATTGATCAGG GCCATAGCTAAAGACAGTGTCCTCTCAAGATGTAAGATCATTGCAGAACCTTGGGATTGTGGAGGACTATATCTCGTTGGAAAATTTCCGAACTGGGATAG GTGGGCTGAATGGAATGGAATATACCGTGATGACATTAGAAAATTTATAAAG GGTGACCCTGGTATGAAAGGAAGCTTTGCTACTAGGATCTCTGGTTCTGCTGATCTGTACCGA GTCAATAAGCGGAAGCCATATCATGGTATCAATTTTGTAATCGCCCATGACGGTTTTACATTGTATGACCTTGTCTCATACAACTATAAG CACAACGATGCCAATGGAGAAGGGGGAAATGATGGATCCAATGATAATTTCAGCTGGAATTGTGGGTTTGAAG GAGAAACTGAAGATCCGAATATTCAGGCATTGCGTGCACGCCAAATGAAAAATTTCCAAGTAGCCCTGATGATATCCCAG GGAACTCCTATGATGCTAATGGGGGATGAATATGGCCACACTCGTTCTGGAAATAATAATAGTTATGGACACGACAATGCTCTTAATAATTTCCAATGGGGACGA TTGAAGGACAAGAAGGGCAATCATTTTCGATTTTTCTCAGAGATGATAAAGTTTAGACGGAGTCGTCATATCTTTGCTAGAGAAAATTTCATTGACAAG AATGAAGTCACATGGCATGAAGATAACTGGGAAAACTATGAGagtaaatttctcgctttcac GCTTCATGAAGACAATGGAGGTCATATTTATGTGGCATTTAATGCACATGACTACTTTGTTGAAGCTTGTATACCCTCTCCTCCACAAGGAAGACAATGGTTTCGTGTG GTGGATACGAATCTGGAGTCCCCGAATGACATCATCCCAGAGGGCGCTCCAGGCATAAAGGAGACCTATAATCTGGCCCCCTACTCTTGTATTGTTCTTGAAGCAAAGCCATAG
- the LOC121761038 gene encoding probable DNA replication complex GINS protein PSF3, whose amino-acid sequence MASYYDIGDILAEEELVPTVFQYGANGVGLLDSSDDADKVEAGSRAELPFWLVRELYLRQLVSIRVPPCFDRESKTREEIAADAAHVDLRSRSPYFYELGCKIALLIRDRTIGPFLLVAFQTRYRDVLVKAHALTLTMTPKYLTLLTNEEIKLYEAGQSSIAAFKKWRMGGPRFQVAPVLGRKRKLT is encoded by the exons ATGGCCAGTTACTATGACATCGGTGATATATTAGCTGAAGAAGAG CTTGTCCCTACCGTTTTCCAATATGGTGCAAATGGGGTAGGGCTCTTAGATTCGAGCGATGATGCGGATAAG GTGGAAGCTGGTTCGAGAGCTGAGCTTCCGTTCTGGCTTGTTCGTGAATTGTATTTGAGACAGCTTGTATCTATAAGGGTTCCTCCGTGTTTCGATAGAGA ATCTAAAACAAGAGAAGAAATAGCAGCTGATGCTGCCCATGTGGATTTAAGAAGCCGGTCTCCTTACTTTTACGAGTTGGGATGCAAGATTGCACTGCT AATCAGAGACAGAACCATTGGCCCATTCCTTCTTGTGGCATTCCAGACCAGATACAGGGACGTGTTGGTTAAGGCTCATGCTCTAACACTGACAATGACCCCCAAATACTTGACACTTCTAACTAATGAAGAAATCAAAT TGTATGAAGCCGGTCAATCCTCCATAGCTGCATTCAAGAAGTGGCGGATGGGTGGACCTAGATTTCAAGTAGCTCCCGTTCTTGGCAGGAAGAGGAAGCTGACTTAG